A stretch of the Nicotiana tabacum cultivar K326 chromosome 6, ASM71507v2, whole genome shotgun sequence genome encodes the following:
- the LOC107787153 gene encoding glyceraldehyde-3-phosphate dehydrogenase, cytosolic-like (The RefSeq protein has 1 substitution compared to this genomic sequence): MAKVKIGINGFGRIGRLVARVALQRDDVELVAVNDPFISVEYMTYMFKYDSVHGQWKHHELKVKDDKTLLFGEKAVTVFGFRNPEEIPWGETGADYIVESTGVFTDKDKAAAHLKGGAKKVIISAPSKDAPMFVVGVNEKEYKSELNIVSNASCTTNCLAPLAKVINDRFGIVEGLMTTVHSITATQKTVDGPSAKDWRGGRAASFNIIPSSTGAAKAVGKVLPALNGKLTGMAFRVPTVDVSVVDLTVRLEKEATYDEIKAAIKEESEGKLKGVLGYTEDDVVSTDFVGDNRSSIFDAKAGIALSKNFVKLVSWYDNEWGYSTRVVDLIKHMASVQ; the protein is encoded by the exons ATAGCCAAGGTTAAGATTGGAATTAACG GATTTGGAAGAATTGGGCGATTAGTGGCCCGGGTTGCTCTCCAAAGAGATGATGTTGAGCTTGTCGCAGTTAACGACCCCTTCATCTCTGTTGAATACATG ACATATATGTTCAAGTATGATAGTGTACACGGCCAGTGGAAGCACCATGAGCTCAAGGTTAAGGATGACAAGACCCTTCTCTTTGGTGAGAAGGCTGTTACTGTTTTTGGCTTTAG GAACCCAGAGGAGATTCCATGGGGCGAGACTGGAGCAGATTACATAGTGGAGTCGACTGGTGTTTTCACTGACAAGGACAAAGCTGCTGCTCACTTGAAG GGTGGTGCCAAGAAAGTCATCATTTCTGCCCCTAGCAAGGATGCTCCGATGTTTGTTGTCGGTGTCAATGAGAAAGAATACAAGTCCGAGCTCAACATCGTTTCAAATGCTAGCTGTACCACAAATTGCCTTGCTCCCTTGGCCAAG GTTATAAATGACAGATTTGGAATTGTTGAGGGTCTCATGACCACAGTCCACTCCATCACAG CCACACAGAAAACTGTTGATGGGCCATCAGCCAAGGACTGGAGGGGTGGAAGAGCTGCATCATTCAATATTATTCCCAGCAGTACTGGAGCTGCCAAGGCTGTCGGGAAAGTTCTACCAGCATTGAATGGAAAGTTAACCGGAATGGCTTTCCGAGTCCCAACTGTTGATGTGTCCGTGGTGGACCTCACAGTAAGGCTGGAGAAAGAAGCTACCTATGATGAAATCAAGGCTGCCATTAA GGAGGAGTCTGAAGGAAAATTGAAGGGAGTTCTAGGTTACACTGAAGATGATGTGGTATCCACAGACTTTGTGGGAGACAACAG ATCAAGCATATTTGATGCCAAGGCTGGAATTGCTTTGAGCAAGAACTTTGTAAAGCTCGTTTCGTGGTATGACAACGAATGGGGTTACAG CACACGAGTGGTGGACTTGATTAAGCACATGGCATCAGTTCAGTAA
- the LOC107787152 gene encoding uncharacterized protein LOC107787152 → MASSAFKSTTRRTTVGGSPAGAADSSGSSSNKAHRRSRSLSRFSHGPRRYEEPAQADLGYNAAPRGKFVNTTRGSGVPEISLDDLAIEFFSQEEERENSDRHRGRSGRRTSEIGHWASETASSRRRGRSVSRQGSKTSAADRKSVAADRSRSNIATSDASSRRRRSVSAVRYQISDSESDADHFRNSSSQIDIKKNQSIRLNDFPSLLKPTAVNNTQLRRSFSQKDMSQLHDGYSSHSSALTDDDTKDALTCKNGIEKTIRAVYAQKKGEHPNGDVVNGELYEAMRKELRHAVEEIKTELEQTMGKKTSSAKSGHVARKNHVTKLEQEDHRGRDQQIVKELPDTKNSAVGQKQPRRKRSNDRNRTSKQLNEEAEKFFEDFIANIEDTDFSSFDGERSDASSTLGGIAKPRDSFTYGEAVNQSPAGANCYPVGTDGVILPWLQWETSNDSSFTPKDEEQTPVSRKTSICDARQDVTFPQNDSSYSVSSHGSWSPATVHSQPKNRTIYTVEDGGDVSGELESCQSSGFDMAEYNRLQRSEELLFARYRERNRISSGALLLCGHFL, encoded by the exons ATGGCGTCATCGGCGTTCAAATCCACTACTCGGAGAACCACCGTAGGTGGAAGTCCCGCTGGAGCCGCCGACTCCTCCGGCTCCTCTAGTAACAAAGCTCATCGCCGTTCTAGGAGTCTGAGCCGATTCTCCCATGGGCCTCGACGCTATGAAGAGCCTGCGCAGGCTGACTTAGGCTACAATGCTGCTCCGCGCGGGAAATTCGTTAATACGACTAGAGGATCGGGAGTTCCTGAAATTAGCCTTGATGATTTGGCTATAGAATTCTTCTCTCAGGAGGAGGAGAGAGAAAATAGTGACCGCCACCGGGGCCGGTCAGGAAGGCGTACGTCGGAGATTGGGCATTGGGCGAGCGAAACGGCATCGTCGAGGAGGCGTGGTCGGTCAGTGTCGAGGCAGGGTTCGAAGACCTCTGCTGCTGATCGGAAAAGCGTTGCTGCTGATCGTTCCCGGAGTAACATAGCTACTTCAGATGCCAGTTCGAGGAGGAGGAGGTCGGTTTCTGCTGTTCGTTATCAGATTAGCGACTCTGAG AGTGATGCAGATCATTTTCGAAATTCCAGCAGCCAAATTGACATCAAGAAGAATCAGAGCATCAGGCTCAATGACTTCCCTTCATTACTGAAACCAACAGCTGTAAATAATACACAATTAAGGAGGTCTTTTAGCCAAAAAGACATGTCGCAATTGCATGATGGCTACTCT AGTCACTCTTCTGCCTTGACTGACGATGACACAAAGGATGCTCTTACCTGTAAAAATGGCATCGAGAAAACCATTCGAGCAGTTTATGCACAGAAAAAG GGTGAGCATCCAAATGGGGATGTTGTGAATGGTGAACTGTACGAAGCAATGAGAAAAGAACTCAGGCATGCTGTTGAAGAAATCAAAACTGAACTTGAACAG ACCATGGGGAAGAAAACTAGTAGCGCCAAGTCAGGTCATGTGGCCAGAAAGAATCATGTAACAAAATTGGAGCAA GAAGACCACAGAGGTAGGGATCAGCAGATTGTCAAAGAACTTCCTGATACAAAAAATTCTGCTGTTGGGCAGAAACAACCACGTAGGAAg AGAAGCAACGATAGAAACAGGACATCAAAACAATTGAATGAGGAAGCAGAGAAGTTTTTTGAGGATTTCATTGCAAATATAGAAGATAcagatttttcttcttttgatggAGAAAGAAGTGATGCAAGTTCAACATTAGGAGGAATAGCTAAGCCAAGGGACAGTTTTACTTATGGGGAAGCAGTTAACCAAAGTCCTGCAGGAGCTAATTGTTATCCTGTTGGAACTGATGGGGTTATCTTGCCTTGGTTGCAGTGGGAGACAAGCAATGATAGTTCTTTCACTCCCAAGGACGAAGAGCAAACTCCTGTTAGTAGGAAAACGTCAATATGTGATGCAAGACAG GACGTCACCTTCCCTCAGAATGATAGTAGTTATTCCGTCAGCAGCCATGGGAGTTGGAGCCCAGCAACTGTGCATAGTCAACCGAAGAATAGAACAATCTATACGGTTGAAGATGGTGGAGACGTATCCGGAGAACTTGAAAGTTGCCAAAGTTCAGGATTTGATATGGCTGAATATAACAGACTTCAACGAAGTGAAGAGCTATTGTTTGCAAGGTACAGAGAACGAAATAGAATTAGTTCAGGTGCTCTTTTACTTTGTGGTCATTTTCTCTAG
- the LOC107787153 gene encoding glyceraldehyde-3-phosphate dehydrogenase, cytosolic-like isoform X1, with product MAKVKIGINGFGRIGRLVARVALQRDDVELVAVNDPFISVEYMTYMFKYDSVHGQWKHHELKVKDDKTLLFGEKAVTVFGFRNPEEIPWGETGADYIVESTGVFTDKDKAAAHLKGGAKKVIISAPSKDAPMFVVGVNEKEYKSELNIVSNASCTTNCLAPLAKVINDRFGIVEGLMTTVHSITATQKTVDGPSAKDWRGGRAASFNIIPSSTGAAKAVGKVLPALNGKLTGMAFRVPTVDVSVVDLTVRLEKEATYDEIKAAIKEESEGKLKGVLGYTEDDVVSTDFVGDNRSSIFDAKAGIALSKNFVKLVSWYDNEWGYSTRVVDLIKHMASVQ from the exons ATGG CCAAGGTTAAGATTGGAATTAACG GATTTGGAAGAATTGGGCGATTAGTGGCCCGGGTTGCTCTCCAAAGAGATGATGTTGAGCTTGTCGCAGTTAACGACCCCTTCATCTCTGTTGAATACATG ACATATATGTTCAAGTATGATAGTGTACACGGCCAGTGGAAGCACCATGAGCTCAAGGTTAAGGATGACAAGACCCTTCTCTTTGGTGAGAAGGCTGTTACTGTTTTTGGCTTTAG GAACCCAGAGGAGATTCCATGGGGCGAGACTGGAGCAGATTACATAGTGGAGTCGACTGGTGTTTTCACTGACAAGGACAAAGCTGCTGCTCACTTGAAG GGTGGTGCCAAGAAAGTCATCATTTCTGCCCCTAGCAAGGATGCTCCGATGTTTGTTGTCGGTGTCAATGAGAAAGAATACAAGTCCGAGCTCAACATCGTTTCAAATGCTAGCTGTACCACAAATTGCCTTGCTCCCTTGGCCAAG GTTATAAATGACAGATTTGGAATTGTTGAGGGTCTCATGACCACAGTCCACTCCATCACAG CCACACAGAAAACTGTTGATGGGCCATCAGCCAAGGACTGGAGGGGTGGAAGAGCTGCATCATTCAATATTATTCCCAGCAGTACTGGAGCTGCCAAGGCTGTCGGGAAAGTTCTACCAGCATTGAATGGAAAGTTAACCGGAATGGCTTTCCGAGTCCCAACTGTTGATGTGTCCGTGGTGGACCTCACAGTAAGGCTGGAGAAAGAAGCTACCTATGATGAAATCAAGGCTGCCATTAA GGAGGAGTCTGAAGGAAAATTGAAGGGAGTTCTAGGTTACACTGAAGATGATGTGGTATCCACAGACTTTGTGGGAGACAACAG ATCAAGCATATTTGATGCCAAGGCTGGAATTGCTTTGAGCAAGAACTTTGTAAAGCTCGTTTCGTGGTATGACAACGAATGGGGTTACAG CACACGAGTGGTGGACTTGATTAAGCACATGGCATCAGTTCAGTAA